A genomic region of Paludisphaera rhizosphaerae contains the following coding sequences:
- a CDS encoding type II secretion system F family protein: MSLDPEDPQPTPPRRPRPKPGSNPDDAPPRDPPRAGAGDSVFRPTPGSSSDMPKRRRKSSDGPPVLEVAEPGPKWYERIVFGRVSSGQLAQFCRQFGSYLNAGVDYDRALSSLHRQFQRTGLGPVIERMRTRIQAGATLEDATKREQDVFGPAFQSMIKVAEARGAVPETLKMLGESYEYRQRLIRQARSAMIYPIIVLFLASTIAMLLSIYLLPMFASMLADISKKGSLPFASQALMAFSGFVQRIGWWLLPVLLVGVPLALLRWYRTSAGKAVLDPIVLRIPVIGSIFRKLDVSRFARTLASLLDAGVDVGSAMDLTAQALAMTPIRKEVAAAKKPIMEGRDLSVALSRSRWFGPDVIAVLESGEETGKIPESLGHVADDYEEQASYMVKNLGHLIQPLMILMLGGFVLFIILAVFLPYIQMISSLAGG; the protein is encoded by the coding sequence ATGAGTCTCGACCCCGAAGACCCGCAGCCGACTCCCCCGAGGCGCCCCCGACCGAAGCCGGGGTCCAACCCAGACGACGCCCCCCCGCGCGATCCTCCTCGCGCGGGGGCCGGCGACTCGGTGTTTCGGCCGACGCCGGGCTCGTCCTCGGACATGCCCAAGCGCCGTCGCAAGTCGTCCGACGGCCCGCCCGTTCTGGAGGTCGCCGAGCCTGGGCCGAAGTGGTACGAACGCATCGTGTTCGGCCGCGTCAGCTCGGGGCAGCTCGCGCAGTTCTGCCGCCAGTTCGGGTCGTACCTCAACGCCGGCGTCGACTACGATCGCGCTCTCTCCAGCCTCCACCGCCAGTTCCAACGCACGGGGCTGGGCCCGGTCATCGAGCGGATGCGCACCCGCATCCAGGCCGGGGCGACTCTGGAAGACGCGACCAAACGCGAGCAAGACGTCTTCGGTCCAGCCTTTCAGAGCATGATCAAGGTGGCCGAAGCTCGAGGCGCCGTTCCCGAAACGCTCAAGATGCTCGGCGAATCCTACGAATATCGCCAACGCCTGATCCGCCAGGCGCGTTCCGCGATGATCTACCCGATCATCGTCCTGTTCCTGGCCTCGACGATCGCCATGCTGCTCTCGATCTACCTCCTGCCGATGTTCGCCTCGATGCTGGCGGACATCAGCAAGAAGGGGTCGCTTCCCTTCGCGAGCCAGGCCCTGATGGCGTTCAGCGGGTTCGTCCAAAGAATCGGCTGGTGGCTGCTGCCCGTGCTCCTCGTCGGCGTCCCCCTGGCCCTCCTCCGGTGGTATCGAACGTCCGCTGGAAAAGCCGTTCTGGATCCGATCGTGCTGCGGATCCCGGTGATCGGGTCGATCTTCCGGAAGCTGGACGTGAGCCGGTTCGCCCGAACGCTGGCCAGCTTGCTGGACGCCGGCGTCGATGTCGGCAGCGCCATGGATCTCACGGCTCAGGCCCTCGCCATGACGCCGATCCGGAAGGAAGTTGCGGCGGCGAAGAAGCCCATCATGGAGGGCCGTGACCTGAGCGTCGCCCTGTCGCGCAGCCGGTGGTTCGGCCCGGACGTCATCGCCGTACTGGAGTCCGGCGAGGAGACGGGGAAAATACCCGAGAGCCTCGGCCATGTCGCCGACGACTACGAGGAACAGGCGAGCTACATGGTGAAAAACCTGGGCCACCTGATCCAGCCGCTCATGATCCTGATGCTCGGCGGATTCGTCCTGTTCATCATCCTGGCGGTGTTCCTGCCTTACATCCAGATGATCTCCTCGCTGGCCGGCGGCTGA
- the gcvPA gene encoding aminomethyl-transferring glycine dehydrogenase subunit GcvPA has translation MAYIANTPDDVRVMLAAVGLDSLDQLFDMVPPEFRLDRPLQIPPALTEFELTNKVGGLLAQNEGADRRVCFLGAGSYDHFVPAVVDDLAARGEFYTAYTPYQPEASQGTLQAVFEYQTLVAQLTGMDVSNASLYDGGSAATEGILMALATNRRSGRIVVAGSVHPEYRRILQTYLEHLDAEVVTVPAVAGGVDPKEFAAAITPDTAAVLIQYPNFFGRLEDVEALVKAAHAQGAAVVVSVDPISLGVLKRPDAYGADVVVAEGQGLGNYMSFGGPYLGMLACKQEFLRKLPGRVVGQTTDRNGKRCWVLTLQTREQHIRREKATSNICTNQGLLALRSSIYLAAMGPSGLRQAAELSTRKAHYAAEALAKVGLPQAFPGPFFKEFVVKCPKDPAAVLKKVGEAGFHGGVALGRWYPELSSHILVAVTEKRTREEIDGLAAAYRDALASV, from the coding sequence ATGGCTTATATCGCGAACACGCCCGACGACGTCCGCGTGATGCTGGCGGCCGTCGGGCTGGACTCTCTGGATCAGCTCTTCGACATGGTCCCGCCGGAATTCCGGCTCGACCGCCCCCTCCAGATCCCTCCCGCCCTCACCGAATTCGAGCTGACCAACAAGGTCGGCGGCCTCCTCGCCCAGAACGAGGGGGCTGACCGGCGCGTCTGCTTCCTCGGCGCGGGGAGCTATGACCACTTCGTCCCGGCCGTCGTCGACGACCTGGCCGCCCGCGGCGAGTTCTACACCGCCTACACCCCCTACCAGCCGGAAGCCAGCCAGGGGACGCTCCAGGCCGTTTTCGAGTACCAGACGCTCGTCGCCCAGCTCACGGGGATGGACGTCTCCAACGCCAGCCTCTACGACGGCGGATCCGCGGCGACCGAAGGCATCTTGATGGCCCTGGCCACGAACCGTCGGTCGGGCCGGATCGTCGTCGCCGGTTCGGTTCACCCTGAATACCGGCGCATCCTTCAGACCTACCTCGAACACCTGGATGCAGAGGTCGTCACCGTCCCGGCCGTGGCCGGCGGCGTCGACCCGAAGGAGTTCGCCGCGGCGATCACTCCGGACACGGCCGCCGTGCTGATCCAGTACCCGAACTTCTTCGGGAGGCTGGAAGACGTCGAGGCCCTCGTCAAGGCCGCCCACGCGCAGGGCGCCGCCGTCGTCGTCAGCGTCGACCCGATCTCGCTGGGCGTCCTGAAGCGGCCCGACGCCTACGGCGCGGATGTGGTCGTGGCTGAGGGTCAGGGGCTGGGGAACTACATGTCGTTCGGCGGCCCGTATCTCGGGATGCTCGCCTGCAAGCAGGAGTTCCTCCGCAAGCTCCCCGGCCGAGTCGTCGGCCAGACGACCGACCGCAACGGTAAGCGCTGCTGGGTCCTCACGCTTCAGACCCGCGAGCAGCACATCCGCCGCGAGAAGGCGACGTCCAACATCTGCACCAACCAGGGCCTGCTCGCCCTTCGCTCCAGCATTTACCTCGCCGCGATGGGTCCCAGCGGACTCCGTCAGGCGGCCGAGCTGTCCACCCGCAAAGCCCACTACGCCGCCGAGGCGCTCGCGAAGGTCGGGCTCCCCCAGGCGTTCCCTGGGCCGTTCTTCAAGGAATTCGTCGTCAAGTGCCCCAAGGACCCGGCGGCCGTCCTGAAGAAGGTCGGCGAGGCCGGCTTCCACGGCGGGGTCGCCCTGGGCCGCTGGTACCCCGAGCTGTCCAGCCACATCCTCGTCGCCGTCACCGAGAAGCGCACCCGCGAGGAAATCGACGGCCTGGCCGCCGCCTACCGCGACGCGCTGGCCTCCGTTTGA
- the gcvPB gene encoding aminomethyl-transferring glycine dehydrogenase subunit GcvPB: MYKLDLQPLLFEKSRPGRSTAILPPCDVPEVALDSLIPASHLQDAPPPLPELSELDVVRHYTNLSALNMSIDANFYPLGSCTMKYNPKRNERLARLPGLGALHPYQDDSTLQGLLAILYGLQQDLAEIAGLDAVSLQPAAGAQGELAALLVAAAYFRDQEPGRRRTQVLIPDSAHGTNPASAHLAGFETVTVKSDSRGLVDLDDFKSKLNDDVAVFMITNPNTVGLFDPQIGEIARLLHERGALLYLDGANMNAILGVVRPGDMGADLMHYNPHKTFSGPHGGGGPGAGPIAVRAKLAPYLPAPIVGRREDGTYFLDDDRPKSIGRVRAFFGNTGVLFRAYCYIRSQGPDGLKRIAQHAVLNANYLLSLVKDVYPVPCGSRCMHEFVASCRSLAKERGIRAMDVGKRLIDYNFHAPTVYFPLIVSEALMIEPTETESRDTLEAFAAALLAIAAEDSESLHDAPFTTPVSRLDEVKAAKTPVLRWTP; this comes from the coding sequence ATGTACAAACTTGATTTGCAGCCCCTGCTCTTCGAGAAAAGCCGCCCGGGACGCTCAACGGCGATCCTCCCGCCTTGCGACGTCCCTGAGGTCGCGCTCGACTCGCTGATCCCCGCGAGCCACCTCCAGGACGCCCCACCACCGCTCCCCGAGCTGAGCGAACTCGACGTCGTGCGCCATTACACGAATCTCTCGGCGCTCAACATGTCGATCGACGCGAACTTCTATCCGCTCGGCTCGTGCACGATGAAGTACAACCCCAAGCGGAACGAGCGGCTCGCCCGCCTCCCCGGCCTTGGGGCCCTGCACCCCTACCAGGACGATTCCACCCTCCAGGGACTGCTGGCGATCCTTTACGGACTCCAGCAAGACCTGGCCGAAATCGCCGGCCTGGACGCCGTCAGCCTTCAGCCGGCCGCAGGGGCTCAGGGCGAACTGGCCGCGCTGCTCGTCGCCGCGGCCTACTTCCGCGATCAGGAGCCGGGTCGGCGGCGGACACAGGTCCTCATCCCAGACAGCGCCCACGGCACCAATCCGGCCTCGGCGCATCTGGCCGGGTTCGAGACCGTCACCGTCAAGAGCGACTCGCGCGGGCTCGTGGACCTGGACGACTTCAAGTCCAAGCTCAATGACGACGTCGCCGTGTTCATGATCACCAACCCTAACACGGTCGGCCTGTTCGACCCCCAGATCGGCGAGATCGCCAGGCTGCTGCACGAGCGTGGGGCGTTGCTGTATCTCGACGGCGCCAACATGAACGCGATCCTCGGCGTGGTCCGGCCGGGCGACATGGGCGCCGACCTGATGCACTACAACCCCCACAAGACATTCTCCGGCCCCCACGGCGGCGGCGGCCCCGGCGCGGGCCCGATCGCGGTCCGGGCCAAGCTCGCTCCGTACCTCCCGGCGCCGATCGTCGGCCGTCGCGAGGACGGGACGTACTTCCTGGACGACGACCGGCCGAAGTCGATCGGCCGCGTCCGTGCGTTCTTCGGCAACACGGGCGTCCTCTTCCGGGCTTACTGCTACATTCGCAGCCAGGGGCCGGACGGCCTCAAGCGGATCGCCCAGCATGCGGTGCTCAACGCGAACTACCTGTTGAGCCTCGTGAAGGACGTCTATCCCGTCCCCTGCGGCTCGCGCTGCATGCACGAGTTCGTCGCGTCCTGCCGGTCGCTGGCCAAGGAACGCGGAATCCGAGCGATGGACGTCGGCAAGCGGCTCATCGATTACAACTTCCACGCGCCGACGGTCTACTTCCCGCTCATCGTCTCTGAGGCTCTGATGATCGAGCCGACGGAGACCGAGAGCCGCGACACGCTGGAGGCGTTCGCCGCCGCGTTGCTCGCGATCGCCGCGGAAGACTCCGAGTCGCTCCACGACGCCCCGTTCACGACCCCCGTCAGCCGGCTCGACGAGGTCAAGGCCGCCAAGACGCCCGTCTTGCGCTGGACTCCCTGA